GCTGAGACACATGTCACAGGGCTTGCCATTTCCCTGAGACAAAATCGTGCGTATTGTCTCAGGCGATGAGTGCTGCCGTCGCGAGCGATGGGCGCACCCGGGGGGCGGTCGATCTCCGGGACCCCCGTGAGCGCATCCTCGATGCCACGTTGCGGGTGGTCGCCCGCGTCGGCGTCGCCGGCCTCACCCTCGACGACGTCGCCCGGGAGGCCGGGTGCGGGCGCGCCACGGTGTACCGCACCATCCCCGGCGGGCGCGACGACGTGTTGCAGCAGGCGGCGCTCGCCGAGCTCCACCGCTACCTGGTCGCCCTCGGCCATGCGCTCGACGCCGCCACCGACCTCGGCGAGCAGGTCACCGCCGCGGTGCACACGACCGCGGTCTTCGTCACGGGGAGCGCGCCGCTCCGCC
The genomic region above belongs to Acidimicrobiales bacterium and contains:
- a CDS encoding TetR/AcrR family transcriptional regulator, whose translation is MSAAVASDGRTRGAVDLRDPRERILDATLRVVARVGVAGLTLDDVAREAGCGRATVYRTIPGGRDDVLQQAALAELHRYLVALGHALDAATDLGEQVTAAVHTTAVFVTGSAPLRHVLANEPGAILAHVAFDKSYVVFGLAQEVLAPRLAQHLPDDRAAEAAEWLARLGLSYLAVPNPAVDLTDLAAARHLVTTFVLPGLVAGPGPDRAVAPPLPSTPSTATTPRS